DNA from Brucella melitensis bv. 1 str. 16M:
ATGTGAGCGAGGATGATTCCTATGTCGGCGCGGCGGCAGTGGCCATAACACCGCAGGTTTCCGGTCAGGTTATACGTGTCGCCGTTGGCCCGAACCAGCCCGTCAAGGAAGGCGATCTTCTGTTTGAAATAGACCCACAGCCGTTCCAGATCGAACTTGACCAGGCAAAGGCCAATCTGGCGCAAGCGAGCGAAAAACTCGCAGGGCTTGTCCTCACCTACAAGCAACAATTGGCAAGTGTGGCTCAGGCAAAGGACGATGTCACCTTCGCACAGGAGCAATCGCCAACGTCGCGCTGCCCTATATGCAGGGAAGCCTTGCGACGACAAGCAGCCAGGTCAATTGGGTGCTGACCTCCTATATCGTCGCTGCCGCCATTCTGACACCGGCCACCGGCTGGCTTGAGGAGCGTTTTGGCCGACGCCCACTGTTCATCATCTGCGTTGCCGGTTTCGTTATCGCTTCCATGCTGTGCGGCACGGCAACCAGCATTGAACAGATGGTCATTTACCGGATGCTGCAAGGGGCTTTCGGCGCCCCCGTTGTGCCGCTTGCGCAGGCCGTTCTCCTCGACAGTTATTCTGCGCGGATGCGCGGGCAGGCCATGGCGGTTTTCGGCCTTGGCGTCATGCTGGGCCCGATCCTCGGCCCCACTCTCGGTGGTTGGCTGACGCAATATTATGATTGGCGCTGGGTCTTTTATGTCAATGTACCGCTTGGCGTGATGACCTTGCTGCTGGCTTTTGGATTTCTCGAAGGCAAGAAGGGCTCGTCGCTTGCCAGGCTGGACTGGCTGGGGTTTGCAACGCTTGGCCTTGCCATTGCGGCATTGCAGCTCTTTCTTGATCGCGGCGAACAGTTGAACTGGTTCGACTCGACTGAAATAAAGACCGAATTCATCCTTACCATTCTGGGGCTTTATCTCTTCATCGTGCATACCGTGACAGCGCGAAAGCCCTTTCTCGACAAACGCCTGTTTGCCGACCGCAATTTTGTCATGGGGCAAGTGCTGATCTTTGTCATCGGCGCCGTCTTGCTGGCGACATTGTCGCTGCTGGCGCCCTATCTCGAACGGTTGATGGGATATTCTGTTCTGATGGCCGGGCTGGTGCTCGCTCCGCGCGGGGTTGGAACAATGGTGGCGATGGTCCTGGTGGGGCGGCTGACCTCCGTGGTCGATATAAAATATCTTCTTCTGACCGGCCTGGCACTGACCGCCGTTGCACTTCACCAGATGAGCATGTTTACGCCCGATGTCTCGCAAAGCACGATCATATGGAGCGGAATCATACAGGGGTTCGGTCTTGGATTCGTATTTGTGCCGCTCAGCACCATTACATTTGTGACGCTGCCGGCGGACCTGCACACACAAGGAACCGGCTTTTTCAGCCTCATGCGCAATGTGGGTTCAAGCGTGGGCATCTCCGTCACGACATTCCTGCTGTCGCAGAATGCGGCAATCGTCCATGCCGGGCTGACGAATGATATTTCACCCTATAGCCGCGCTACCCAGCATTTCAGTTCGGCCGTTCATCTCGACACACTGGCTGGCAAGGCCATGCTCAACGAGTTGATTACCGTTCAGGCCGAAACCATTGCCTATGCCGATAATTTTCGCCTGATGATGTATATTACTATCTTGACTATGCCGCTCGTTTTCTTCCTGCGGCACACCAAACCGCAGAAAACCAGCTCGGCCGGCAAGGCGGTAACGGCGCAATAATCCCTATTAATGCCGGTGGTAAACTAAAGCCATTGATCCTAATCATTCCAGGTCGCAATTGCTTCATGCGAAGGGATAATTTCGCATGAAGCAATTGCAGGGAATCGTTTGGGAACGACATGCACAGGGTTAAGACCAAAGCAGCATGTATTAATGGTCTGCATGGGGTATTACCCTGTCTGTGGGGTACGGGCGGATAAATTGATATTCGTTCGGATTATACCATTTCCGGCTTAGCGCCGGTCGGGAAAGAAGGTAGATTATATGTTGGAAGCACGTATCCGTAACAGTTCACTGCGAAACAAGGTTATCACTGCGGAGCAAGCGGCAAGCTTTATCAAGGATGGCATGATTGTTGGCATGAGCGGCTTTACGCGCGCGGGCGATGCCAAGGCCGTTCCGGTCGCCATGGCCGCGCGGGCGGCAACCGATCCATTCCAGATCACCCTGATTACAGGGGCCTCCCTCGGACATGACGTCGATAAACTGTTGACCGAAGCGCATATTCTTTCTCGCCGTATGCCGTTTCAGGCCGACCGCACATTGCGCAGCGCGATCAACCGCGGCGAAGTCATGTTTATCGACCAGCATCTTTCCGAAACAGTCGAGCAACTTCGTTCCAACCAGATCGGCCCCATCGACTGTGCCGTGGTAGAGGCATTGGCGATTACCGAAAGCGGCGGAATCATCCCGACGACTTCGGTCGGCAATTCGGCCAGCCTCGCCATTCTTGCCGAAAAGGTTATCGTCGAGGTCAATCTGAACCAGCCCATGGCGCTGGAAGGCCTGCACGATATTTATATACCGACGAAGCGCCCTTCCCGCGATCCTATCCCGATCATGGCTTGCGATAGCCGGATCGGACTGCCCTATATTCCCATCGCGCCGGAAAAAATCGCCGGTATCGTCATCACGCAGGAAAATGACAGTGCGTCACCTGTCGAGCCCGCAGATCACGAAACGGTTGCGATTGCCGGGCATCTGATCGAATTCTTCAAGGGGGAAGTCGTAAAGGGTCGTCTGGATCTGGCGCTTAATCCATTGCAGGCGGGCATCGGCACCATTGCCAATGCGGTTTTGACCGGCTTTGCAGATAGTCCTTTCCACAATCTGCGCATGTATAGCGAGGTATTGCAGGATAGCACGTTCGATCTGTTCGATGCGGGCAAGCTGGATTTTGCCTCCGGCTCATCGATCACTCTCAGCCCCGCTTGCGGCGAGCGCGTTTTCAATAATATAGACCGCTATCGTGACAGGCTTGTCCTGCGCCCGCAGGAAATCAGCAACCATCCGGAAGTCATCCGCCGTCTTGGTATTATCGGCATCAATACCGCACTCGAATTCGATATCTACGGCAACGTCAACTCAACCCATGTTGATGGAACCAATATGATGAACGGCATTGGCGGTTCCGGCGATTTTGCGCGCAACGCCTATATTTCGATCTTCGTCAGCAAGTCGGAAGCCAAGAATGGCGCGATCTCCTCGGTCGTGCCCATGGTAACACATGTGGACCACACGGAACATGACGTGGATATCCTCGTGACGGAACAGGGACTTGCCGATTTGCGCGGGCTTGCACCACGCGAGCGAGCGCCCGTTATCATTGAAAATTGCGCACATCCCGATTACCGGGACCAGCTCATGGATTATTACGAGCGAGCCTGCAAACGCGGCGGCCACACGCCTCATCTTCTGGAAGAGGCATTCAGTTGGCACCTGCGCCGTCAGGAAAATGGCAGTATGCGCAAATAACCCACAATTCCCCTGCCCCGGTATGCAATATATCGGGGCAGATTTATTTTCAGCCTTCGCCATTCTAGCTTTCAAAGTGGAATTTTATTTTGTTCCGCGCATTGGAGCCTTTCCTGTCGATCTTGATAAGATCCACGCCCTTCGGTATTTTTTAAATTTATACAGAAGATATGGGAACCCGTTCTAAAAGTCGCTATGCCGGTCCGCAAATGGCGACTTTTGGAACAGGCTCTTATTGTTTTCCGTATTTCGCAGTCGTTACAGCTTTTCTTTTTCATATATTGAATTGTTCATTATATTAGTTATTCGTAATTAATAGCATCGGGATATGAAAGAGGTTAAATATAGTTACCATTTTTCAATTATGTTCTTGAAAACACTGTGAATACCACTTAAAATTATGCTAATAATGGCACTTTCAATCAATAAATTTAAAAAATACGCAATGATCTCTTTCAAGTCATGGGTGATCCTTCTATAAGCGCCTGTTAAATGGTGCCTGCTCAGAGGGCTTGAGAAGCAGGCACACAAGACGTCCTCACTCGGGGTTGGGAGAGCGTGGGAATGAAGACGGCTCTATGGAAGGCGGCGTTGTTAACGCTGTCCGTTGTCCTGTTTTGTGTTGGGGCGACGTCGATAACTGCTTTTTGGTCCGGTGAAACGCCGGGGCTGATGGCAATAAGTCTGAGCCTGGGGTTTCCCCTTGTGATGATATTCCCGTTCTCGGCATTCATTTTTCTTCGCTATGATAAACTGAAGGAAGCCTACGCCCAGCTTGAGAAGTCTCATGTCGAGTTGCAGGCGCGGGCGCGTATCGACCATATGACGGGACTTCTCAACCGCGAGGCTCTCTTCGAGACGATGAAGATCAGCCGTTCGCGTATTGAAACCGGCACATTGCTGGTCATTGATGCCGATCATTTCAAGGCGATCAACGATAGTTTCGGCCACGGCGTCGGCGACCGGGCGTTGAAACTGATTGCCTTCGCCTTGCAAAATGTAACGCGGAAGGGGGATCTGGTCGGGCGCATCGGTGGGGAAGAATTCTGCGTATTCCTGCCCGGTGCAAGCGGTGAGACGGGCGTTCGTGTTGCCCAGCGCATCCGCGCGGAGGTGGAAAATACGCCGTTCCATACGACCGAATATCAGGTCTATCCACTCACCATCTCAATTGGGGTGGCTTCCGCACCCAAAAGCGAAACCAATTCGCAGGTGCTGAGCCGCGCCGACCGCTGCCTCTATCTGGCGAAGCAGCGCGGGCGCAATTGCGTGGTGTTCGATGAGGAAAGCGCCCCTATAACGGGTGCTTCAGTGGTTTCGATCAATAGCGGGCGTGAAGCGGCGCGCGGCCAAGCATAATCTTGATTGTCGTCGTTTCACACTTTTCGGGATGCGCTCTAAAGCCACTGCTCGACTTCCTCTTCCGACCAGGCAACCGGAACAAATCCCATTTTCTGATAAAGTTGCAAGGCGCGCGGGCTGTCGAGCGTATTGGTGTGGATCGTCACTTTCTGCGGGCTATGCGCCCAGGCGGCCGAAATGGCTTCATTCAGGAAGAAACGGGCCAATCCCCTGCCCTGAAAATCCGCAATCAGCCCGAAATAGAGAATTTCGACCGTGTCCGGCTTGGCGGAGAGCTCCAGTTCAACAAAACCTGCCGGGCAACCATCGGCATAAAGAACATGGATTTCGGTGGTCTCTGCGTGAATTGCTTCGGCGACTTCTGCATCGCTTTGCACACGGCGCAGCATCCAGTGATGCTGACGCCCGACCTGCTCGTAAAGATAGCGATAATAATGAACCGGCATATCGCTCGCCTGTATGATAGCAAGCCGCAAGCCCGTAGGAACCGGTACTGAGAGCGGCGAGCGGGCCGTCATTTCCAGATGCGTGATGCGCGCTTTCAATTTCTCAGGCATGTCACTCGGCTTCGCCAGTCACCACGGGCGTGTCCTGTCTGCTTCCCCATTCGCTCCACGAACCGTCATAGAGGCGGTTATCCTTGTGCCCCAGCGAGGTAAGCGCGAGCGTAATCACGGCAGCGGTAACACCGGAACCGCAACTGGTGACCACCGGCCCCGACAGGTCGATACCCGCCTCGTCAAAAATCCTGCGCAGGCTTTCGAGGTCTTTCAATTCACCGTTTTCGGAAAGGGTTGTAACAGGAACATTGCGCGCACCCGGCATATGGCCCGAGCGCATTCCCGCGCGAGGTTCCGCGTCGCGCCCCGTAAAACGGCCCACGCCACGCGCATCGGCAATCTGCGAGCGTTTTTCATCAACGATCTTGCGCATTTCCTGAAAATCGACAACTGCGTCCTTGTTGAAGGAGGGCTTAAAAAATGTCGCGGCAATCTTCGTTACTTCGTCAGTGACGGGGTAGCCCGCCTTTTTCCAGCCGTCGAATCCGCCATCGAGAACATAGACATTCTTCACGCCCATGACGCGGAACATCCACCAGACGCGCGGGGCGGAAAACATGCCGGGGCCATCATAAACCACCACGGTTTCGTCGGCAGTGATGCCCAGCGTGCCTACTTGCTGCGCGAAGAATTCCGGCGATGGCAGGGTATGCGGAAGGCCGGACTCCTTGTCGGCGATTTTATCCTGATCGAAGAATACCGCGCCCGGAATATGCGCTTTTTCATATTCCTCCTGACCGTTGCGCCCTGCCGCAGGCAAATACCAGGAGGCATCGACGATCGCGAGGCCGGGCTTATGCAGACGTTCCTTCAACCAGTCGCGCGATACGACGAATGCGCTTTTCTCGGTCATGATTTTCCTCCAGCTATGGGTCAGGTTCAGGCTTGCGGCAAGCTGCCGAAGCGAATGCGGAAACGGCGGTTTTCCTTGCCCTTCTTTTCGATCTTGCCAATATGGATTTCACCGACTTCCTGTGTTTCACTAACGTGTGTGCCGCCGCAAGGTTGCGAATCCACAGAGCCATTTTCACCAATGGCGACCAGCCGGATACGGCCAAGGCCAACGGGCGGGCGAACATTTTTCGATTTCACAATGTCGGGATTGGCCAGAAATTCCTCGTCGCTGATCCAGTGGATCGACACAGGGGCGTTGGCCTGCACCAGTTCCATCAGTTTTTCGGTGACGGATTCCTTCGTATAGCTTTGATCCGGCAGGTCGAAATCGACACGGCTTTCATCCTCGCCCACCGCAGCACCTGTGATCGGGAACGGGCAGGCGACGGAAAGCAGATGGCAGGCCGTGTGCATACGCATCAGTTTGTAGCGGCGCTGCCAATCTATATGCAGGACGAGTTTTTCGCCCACGTCCGGCATTTGCTGGCCTTGCGCGGGCATATGGACAATTTCATTCTTGGTTTCGCCTGTAACGGTCGTCGCGATCTCGATCCGCGAACCATCCGCGCGCTCGAAGAAACCGGTATCCCCCGGCTGGCCGCCGGAAGTAGCATAGAAATTCGTCCTGTCCAGGATAATGCCGCCATTTCCGGCGATGGCGAGAACTGTGCCCTCCGCAGTTGAAAGATAGGAATCTTCGCGAAAAAGCGCCTCAGTCTCGTATGCCATGATTACCCCTCGAACGGTATGTCTATTTCGGTTTTCTTCTCCAGCCAGCGCGGCACGGGCAGGCTCTTGCCGCGGAGGAAGGCGGGATTGAACAGCTTTGACTGG
Protein-coding regions in this window:
- a CDS encoding DHA2 family efflux MFS transporter permease subunit, whose amino-acid sequence is MQGSLATTSSQVNWVLTSYIVAAAILTPATGWLEERFGRRPLFIICVAGFVIASMLCGTATSIEQMVIYRMLQGAFGAPVVPLAQAVLLDSYSARMRGQAMAVFGLGVMLGPILGPTLGGWLTQYYDWRWVFYVNVPLGVMTLLLAFGFLEGKKGSSLARLDWLGFATLGLAIAALQLFLDRGEQLNWFDSTEIKTEFILTILGLYLFIVHTVTARKPFLDKRLFADRNFVMGQVLIFVIGAVLLATLSLLAPYLERLMGYSVLMAGLVLAPRGVGTMVAMVLVGRLTSVVDIKYLLLTGLALTAVALHQMSMFTPDVSQSTIIWSGIIQGFGLGFVFVPLSTITFVTLPADLHTQGTGFFSLMRNVGSSVGISVTTFLLSQNAAIVHAGLTNDISPYSRATQHFSSAVHLDTLAGKAMLNELITVQAETIAYADNFRLMMYITILTMPLVFFLRHTKPQKTSSAGKAVTAQ
- a CDS encoding GGDEF domain-containing protein; this translates as MKTALWKAALLTLSVVLFCVGATSITAFWSGETPGLMAISLSLGFPLVMIFPFSAFIFLRYDKLKEAYAQLEKSHVELQARARIDHMTGLLNREALFETMKISRSRIETGTLLVIDADHFKAINDSFGHGVGDRALKLIAFALQNVTRKGDLVGRIGGEEFCVFLPGASGETGVRVAQRIRAEVENTPFHTTEYQVYPLTISIGVASAPKSETNSQVLSRADRCLYLAKQRGRNCVVFDEESAPITGASVVSINSGREAARGQA
- the sseA gene encoding 3-mercaptopyruvate sulfurtransferase, which gives rise to MTEKSAFVVSRDWLKERLHKPGLAIVDASWYLPAAGRNGQEEYEKAHIPGAVFFDQDKIADKESGLPHTLPSPEFFAQQVGTLGITADETVVVYDGPGMFSAPRVWWMFRVMGVKNVYVLDGGFDGWKKAGYPVTDEVTKIAATFFKPSFNKDAVVDFQEMRKIVDEKRSQIADARGVGRFTGRDAEPRAGMRSGHMPGARNVPVTTLSENGELKDLESLRRIFDEAGIDLSGPVVTSCGSGVTAAVITLALTSLGHKDNRLYDGSWSEWGSRQDTPVVTGEAE
- a CDS encoding GNAT family N-acetyltransferase, with product MPEKLKARITHLEMTARSPLSVPVPTGLRLAIIQASDMPVHYYRYLYEQVGRQHHWMLRRVQSDAEVAEAIHAETTEIHVLYADGCPAGFVELELSAKPDTVEILYFGLIADFQGRGLARFFLNEAISAAWAHSPQKVTIHTNTLDSPRALQLYQKMGFVPVAWSEEEVEQWL
- a CDS encoding acetyl-CoA hydrolase/transferase family protein encodes the protein MLEARIRNSSLRNKVITAEQAASFIKDGMIVGMSGFTRAGDAKAVPVAMAARAATDPFQITLITGASLGHDVDKLLTEAHILSRRMPFQADRTLRSAINRGEVMFIDQHLSETVEQLRSNQIGPIDCAVVEALAITESGGIIPTTSVGNSASLAILAEKVIVEVNLNQPMALEGLHDIYIPTKRPSRDPIPIMACDSRIGLPYIPIAPEKIAGIVITQENDSASPVEPADHETVAIAGHLIEFFKGEVVKGRLDLALNPLQAGIGTIANAVLTGFADSPFHNLRMYSEVLQDSTFDLFDAGKLDFASGSSITLSPACGERVFNNIDRYRDRLVLRPQEISNHPEVIRRLGIIGINTALEFDIYGNVNSTHVDGTNMMNGIGGSGDFARNAYISIFVSKSEAKNGAISSVVPMVTHVDHTEHDVDILVTEQGLADLRGLAPRERAPVIIENCAHPDYRDQLMDYYERACKRGGHTPHLLEEAFSWHLRRQENGSMRK
- a CDS encoding alanyl-tRNA editing protein, whose translation is MAYETEALFREDSYLSTAEGTVLAIAGNGGIILDRTNFYATSGGQPGDTGFFERADGSRIEIATTVTGETKNEIVHMPAQGQQMPDVGEKLVLHIDWQRRYKLMRMHTACHLLSVACPFPITGAAVGEDESRVDFDLPDQSYTKESVTEKLMELVQANAPVSIHWISDEEFLANPDIVKSKNVRPPVGLGRIRLVAIGENGSVDSQPCGGTHVSETQEVGEIHIGKIEKKGKENRRFRIRFGSLPQA